A single window of Granulicella sibirica DNA harbors:
- a CDS encoding SAM hydrolase/SAM-dependent halogenase family protein yields the protein MNLRRILRSLSALILLLALVLPGNAQTPLKTIAFMTDFDVKDDAVGICKAVMQGIAPGVNILDVTHQVTPYSIAEAARFLAGTAPYLPKDAVFVAVIDPTVGSKRRAIIAKSKLGQYFVLPDNGLLTLVQDRDGIESARQILNPAWMIGAKTSSTFHGRDIFSPAAAHLAKGDDWTQAGPAIDVSTLVRLDLKSATVNAAGLLGQVIGTDGPFGNLVLNIPAETFAELGYRIGDVIPISLAGKPYAIPFVKTFSDVPVGKPLVYIDSRGRLSLGINQRNFSTTYQVDAPAEIAIPRKPQ from the coding sequence GTGAACCTCCGCCGCATCCTCAGGTCTCTCTCAGCCCTGATCCTCCTTCTCGCCCTCGTCCTGCCCGGCAACGCCCAGACGCCGCTCAAGACAATCGCCTTCATGACCGACTTCGACGTCAAGGACGACGCCGTCGGCATCTGCAAGGCGGTCATGCAGGGCATCGCCCCGGGCGTGAACATCCTCGACGTCACCCACCAGGTGACCCCCTACAGCATCGCCGAAGCAGCACGCTTCCTCGCCGGCACCGCACCCTATCTTCCCAAGGACGCCGTCTTCGTCGCAGTCATCGACCCAACAGTTGGGAGCAAGCGTCGAGCCATCATCGCCAAGTCAAAGCTCGGCCAATACTTCGTGCTCCCGGATAACGGTCTCCTCACCCTCGTCCAGGATCGCGACGGCATCGAATCCGCCCGGCAGATCCTCAACCCCGCCTGGATGATCGGGGCCAAGACCTCGAGCACCTTCCACGGGCGCGACATCTTCTCCCCCGCCGCCGCCCACCTCGCCAAAGGCGACGACTGGACCCAGGCCGGTCCCGCGATCGACGTCTCCACACTCGTCCGCCTCGACCTGAAGTCCGCCACGGTAAACGCCGCGGGCCTCCTCGGCCAAGTGATCGGGACCGATGGCCCCTTCGGCAACCTCGTGCTCAACATCCCCGCCGAGACCTTCGCCGAACTCGGCTACCGCATCGGCGACGTCATCCCCATCTCGCTCGCCGGGAAACCTTACGCCATCCCATTCGTCAAGACCTTCAGCGACGTACCCGTCGGCAAGCCACTTGTCTATATCGACTCCCGTGGCCGCCTGTCGCTCGGCATCAACCAACGCAACTTCTCCACCACCTACCAGGTCGACGCCCCCGCTGAAATCGCCATTCCCCGCAAGCCCCAGTAA
- a CDS encoding NAD(P)-dependent alcohol dehydrogenase translates to MLQSKGYAAETKSAPLTPFNFERRDLGPADVVVEILYSGICHSDIHQVRDEWGGSMYPMVPGHEIVGRVTAVGSDVKRFKEGDLAGVGVMVDSCRVCGNCIAHEEAYCEKGFVGTYNAKDYKGEITYGGYSNNIVVDQRYVHSISTKLEPKLAAVAPLLCAGITTYSPLRHWKVGPGKKVAIIGLGGLGHMGLKFAHSFGAQVTLFTTSAGKEADGKRLGADEVVISKDPDAMAKQKSKFDFVLDCVSAPHDLNEMLGLLRLDGTLCLVGLPEVPLPVSAFSTVVNRRSLAGSMIGGMPQTQEMLDYCAEHDVVSDIELIGVDKLDEAYNRVVKADVKYRFVIDMSTMK, encoded by the coding sequence ATGTTGCAGTCCAAAGGCTACGCCGCCGAGACGAAGTCCGCCCCACTCACCCCCTTCAACTTCGAACGCCGCGACCTCGGGCCCGCCGACGTCGTCGTCGAGATCCTCTACAGCGGCATCTGCCACTCCGACATCCACCAGGTTCGCGACGAGTGGGGCGGCTCTATGTACCCGATGGTCCCCGGCCACGAGATCGTCGGCCGCGTCACAGCCGTAGGATCTGATGTGAAGCGTTTCAAGGAAGGCGACCTCGCCGGAGTAGGTGTCATGGTCGATTCCTGTCGCGTCTGCGGCAACTGCATCGCCCACGAAGAGGCGTACTGCGAAAAGGGTTTTGTCGGCACCTACAACGCCAAGGACTACAAAGGCGAGATCACCTACGGCGGCTACTCCAACAACATCGTCGTCGACCAGCGCTACGTCCACAGCATTTCGACCAAGCTCGAGCCGAAGCTCGCCGCAGTCGCCCCGCTGCTCTGCGCTGGCATCACGACCTACAGCCCGCTCCGCCACTGGAAGGTTGGGCCAGGAAAGAAGGTCGCGATCATTGGCCTCGGCGGCCTCGGCCACATGGGCCTCAAGTTCGCCCACTCCTTCGGTGCGCAGGTCACGCTCTTCACCACCTCGGCCGGCAAGGAAGCTGACGGCAAGCGCCTCGGAGCCGACGAAGTCGTCATCTCGAAGGATCCCGACGCTATGGCGAAGCAGAAGAGCAAATTTGACTTCGTTCTCGACTGCGTCTCCGCCCCACACGACCTCAACGAGATGCTCGGCCTGCTCCGCCTCGACGGAACCCTCTGCCTTGTCGGCCTTCCGGAAGTTCCGCTCCCGGTTAGCGCCTTCTCGACCGTCGTGAACCGCCGCAGCCTCGCCGGCTCGATGATTGGCGGCATGCCCCAAACTCAGGAGATGCTCGACTACTGCGCCGAGCACGACGTCGTCTCGGACATAGAACTCATCGGCGTCGACAAGCTCGACGAGGCCTACAACCGCGTCGTTAAAGCTGACGTGAAGTACCGCTTTGTCATCGATATGTCGACCATGAAATAG
- the purD gene encoding phosphoribosylamine--glycine ligase: MKVLVIGGGGREHALCWALRRSARVTEVVCAPGNGGIGFVARCVPVDVANVDAMVALVESERPGLTVVGPEVPLSVGVVDALESRGLRVFGPRKAAAMLETSKAFAKGFMEKNGIPTAGYAVCETSAEVRAALGKIGAPVVVKADGLAAGKGVVICSTVEEAQEAAEAMLLGKVAGVSAGSVVVEEFLAGPEVSFFALCDGRKAVTLGMAQDHKRIGEGDTGPNTGGMGAYSTDSLVSKEMSKWLLENVAQKTVDGMMREGTPFKGVLFCGIMMTAAGPKVLEFNTRFGDPETQALMMRLETDLLDLLEWSVLGAGQAIKVKMRGGASVCVIAASLGYPGAYPKGQAITGATGFCDWEKSVELFHSGTALRDGKLVTAGGRVLGMTAYAPKLKEALGKAYSSLGEVSFEGMTYRRDIGWRASEQ; the protein is encoded by the coding sequence ATGAAGGTTCTGGTGATTGGTGGTGGTGGCCGCGAGCATGCGCTATGTTGGGCGCTGCGGCGGTCGGCTCGGGTGACGGAGGTGGTTTGCGCACCGGGGAATGGTGGGATCGGATTTGTGGCGCGGTGCGTCCCTGTCGATGTGGCGAACGTCGATGCGATGGTCGCGCTGGTGGAGTCGGAGCGGCCTGGGTTGACGGTGGTTGGGCCGGAGGTGCCGCTGTCAGTGGGCGTCGTGGATGCGCTGGAGAGCCGCGGTTTACGGGTGTTCGGGCCTCGGAAAGCGGCGGCGATGCTCGAGACGAGCAAAGCGTTCGCGAAGGGGTTCATGGAGAAGAACGGGATTCCGACGGCTGGGTATGCGGTGTGCGAGACTTCAGCGGAGGTGAGGGCGGCGCTGGGGAAGATAGGCGCGCCGGTGGTGGTGAAGGCGGACGGGCTGGCGGCGGGGAAAGGCGTGGTGATCTGCTCGACTGTTGAAGAGGCTCAAGAGGCTGCGGAGGCTATGCTCCTTGGGAAGGTGGCGGGTGTCTCGGCTGGGTCGGTTGTGGTGGAGGAGTTTCTGGCCGGGCCCGAGGTTTCATTCTTTGCACTGTGCGATGGGCGGAAGGCTGTGACCCTCGGGATGGCGCAGGATCACAAACGCATCGGTGAAGGGGATACGGGCCCGAATACCGGAGGTATGGGGGCTTATTCGACCGACTCGCTAGTCTCTAAAGAAATGAGTAAGTGGCTGCTCGAGAACGTGGCGCAGAAGACTGTTGACGGGATGATGCGGGAGGGAACGCCGTTCAAGGGGGTACTGTTCTGCGGCATCATGATGACGGCCGCCGGGCCGAAGGTGCTCGAGTTCAATACGCGGTTCGGTGATCCGGAGACGCAGGCTTTGATGATGCGGCTGGAGACGGATCTGCTGGATCTGCTGGAGTGGTCCGTGCTAGGTGCGGGGCAGGCTATCAAGGTGAAGATGCGGGGTGGCGCGAGCGTGTGCGTGATCGCGGCGAGTCTTGGATATCCGGGGGCTTATCCGAAGGGGCAGGCGATTACCGGGGCGACGGGGTTCTGCGATTGGGAGAAGAGTGTCGAGCTATTCCATTCGGGGACGGCGCTCAGGGATGGGAAGCTGGTGACGGCGGGGGGGCGGGTACTTGGGATGACCGCGTACGCTCCGAAGCTGAAGGAGGCGCTGGGTAAGGCATACTCGTCGCTGGGCGAGGTATCGTTTGAAGGGATGACGTACCGGCGGGACATCGGGTGGCGGGCTTCGGAGCAGTAG
- a CDS encoding glycine C-acetyltransferase, whose translation MPFAATRPQLAHLTAVMDDLKARGTYFKLRVLDDEQGPVCHYDGREVINLASNNYLGLCNHPKLREAAIAATRKYGVGSGAVRTIAGTMRIHMELEEKIAAFKGVEACVVFQSGFSANAGTVSSILGKEDFILSDELNHASIIDGARLSKAKIKVFRHKDVAHAEELLKEVQNEPGRKLVITDGVFSMDGDIGPVGELADLCERYGAIMMVDDAHASGVLGRNGRGSVDHFHATSKVDVQVGTLSKAIGALGGYVCGSRDLIDFLYHRARPFLFSTSHPPSVAATCIAAFDLLESEPERIARLWDNTWYFKKQLTDAGFDVGGKTTPASETPITPIILGDGRRTMDFSRALFDQGVMATGIAFPTVSEGKARIRTIMTSEHTRPQIDRALDIIVSTAKTSGIL comes from the coding sequence ATGCCTTTCGCCGCAACGCGTCCGCAGCTCGCTCACCTCACCGCCGTCATGGACGACCTCAAGGCGCGCGGCACCTACTTCAAACTCCGCGTTCTCGACGACGAGCAGGGCCCCGTCTGCCACTACGACGGCCGCGAGGTCATCAACCTCGCCTCCAACAACTACCTCGGCCTCTGCAACCACCCGAAACTCCGCGAAGCCGCCATCGCCGCGACCCGGAAGTACGGCGTAGGCTCCGGGGCCGTCCGCACCATCGCCGGAACCATGCGCATCCACATGGAGCTCGAAGAGAAGATCGCCGCCTTCAAAGGCGTCGAGGCCTGCGTCGTCTTCCAGTCCGGCTTCTCCGCCAACGCCGGTACCGTCTCGAGCATCCTCGGCAAGGAGGACTTCATCCTCTCCGATGAGCTCAACCACGCCAGCATCATCGACGGGGCCCGCCTCTCCAAGGCAAAGATCAAGGTCTTCCGCCACAAGGACGTTGCCCACGCCGAAGAGCTCCTGAAAGAGGTCCAGAACGAGCCCGGACGCAAGCTCGTCATCACAGACGGCGTCTTCTCCATGGACGGCGACATCGGCCCCGTCGGCGAGCTCGCCGACCTCTGCGAGCGCTACGGCGCCATCATGATGGTCGACGACGCCCACGCCTCCGGAGTCCTCGGACGCAACGGACGCGGATCCGTCGACCACTTCCACGCGACCTCCAAGGTGGACGTCCAGGTCGGAACCCTCTCGAAGGCTATCGGCGCGCTAGGCGGATACGTCTGCGGCTCCCGCGACCTCATCGACTTCCTCTACCACCGCGCCCGCCCATTCCTCTTCTCGACCAGCCATCCCCCATCCGTCGCCGCCACCTGCATCGCCGCATTCGACCTGCTCGAGTCCGAGCCTGAACGCATCGCCCGCCTTTGGGACAACACCTGGTACTTCAAGAAGCAGCTCACCGATGCCGGCTTCGATGTAGGCGGCAAGACAACGCCTGCCTCCGAGACCCCCATCACCCCCATCATCCTCGGAGACGGCCGCCGCACCATGGACTTTAGCCGCGCCCTCTTCGATCAGGGCGTGATGGCCACCGGCATCGCCTTCCCCACCGTCTCCGAAGGCAAGGCCCGCATCCGCACCATCATGACAAGCGAGCACACCCGGCCCCAAATCGACCGCGCCCTCGATATCATCGTCTCCACGGCAAAGACAAGCGGCATCCTCTGA
- a CDS encoding glycosyltransferase family 2 protein, with protein sequence MSDEAKAKYRGEWVRQRAMESISVVIPTYNRAALLRRAIQTVIEATTPKDEIIVVDDGSTDDTSRVPSEFEREVRYLRVPNGGAGAARNVGVEAATHDLVGFADSDDEWLPSRLDKQRTLMETRRDLVFSFSNFGQLFPDGSIEHAWGKQWHEDSRGWDEILGAGQPCSALIPLLPGVADVPVHIGSMYRNQLHTNYINVNTVLARRSLAGEAFRFGIGLPTWEECECFARLTRLGPCAYLDVDTALQRAHGGPRLTDADSIQVATARLLIISRTWATDEVFVREHGEEMHAIVEGLNKQLARGFLLRGHFAQAREAAARLHHGGLEKAILRLPAPLLSQALTLYRARRKS encoded by the coding sequence ATGAGTGACGAGGCCAAGGCAAAGTATCGCGGTGAGTGGGTGAGGCAACGAGCCATGGAAAGCATTAGTGTCGTCATTCCGACGTATAACAGAGCTGCGTTATTACGCCGCGCAATTCAAACGGTCATCGAGGCGACGACCCCGAAGGACGAGATCATTGTCGTGGACGATGGTTCGACCGATGACACCTCGCGCGTGCCATCCGAATTTGAGCGTGAAGTGCGTTACCTTCGGGTCCCCAACGGAGGGGCAGGAGCTGCTCGCAACGTTGGAGTTGAGGCAGCGACCCACGATCTGGTAGGCTTCGCCGATTCCGATGATGAGTGGTTACCGAGTCGTCTGGATAAGCAGAGGACACTCATGGAGACACGCAGGGACCTGGTGTTCTCCTTTTCGAACTTCGGCCAATTATTTCCCGATGGCTCGATTGAGCATGCCTGGGGGAAGCAGTGGCATGAGGATTCGAGGGGATGGGATGAGATTCTCGGCGCGGGGCAGCCGTGTTCGGCGCTCATACCCCTCCTTCCAGGAGTTGCAGACGTCCCCGTGCACATCGGGAGCATGTATCGGAACCAGCTCCACACCAATTACATCAATGTAAATACCGTGCTTGCACGCCGCAGCCTGGCCGGTGAGGCGTTTCGCTTTGGAATAGGTTTGCCTACATGGGAAGAATGCGAATGCTTCGCGCGCCTGACACGGCTGGGTCCATGCGCCTATCTCGACGTCGACACGGCACTCCAACGGGCTCACGGAGGACCAAGGTTGACCGACGCGGATTCCATTCAAGTCGCAACCGCGCGGCTCCTAATCATCAGCCGCACGTGGGCCACCGACGAAGTCTTTGTTCGTGAGCACGGGGAGGAGATGCATGCGATCGTGGAGGGGTTGAACAAACAGCTTGCCAGGGGTTTTCTGCTTAGAGGTCACTTCGCTCAAGCAAGAGAGGCCGCGGCGAGGTTGCACCATGGTGGTTTGGAAAAAGCCATCCTACGTCTGCCGGCGCCGCTCTTAAGTCAGGCGCTGACTCTCTATCGTGCTCGACGGAAATCCTAA
- a CDS encoding GNAT family N-acetyltransferase has product MLNVEWHKGVNGLRFLKKDWCELAVGAPLFARYEWNLAAAMHLAGDAQSVWFCRVSDANGRPLSIIPVIPATAAVRPFGEVKALTLGFDHQLAAFDFPLAPDSNVAEVGAAVLKAFKGHPYKWTVISWPRVMADSNAARLALALNPQWTNITPSQGCSTFHTRSTPGPVGEVVFSLKSGRLRRNLANRTRRLEKHGPISMKMARAEGNIDSFFDEFLRLESSGWKGESGTRTAIALVPTAKAFYRSLLAESDPSFETDIALMYSGEKAVAGQFVIRTAGWEHLYKIGHDDAFNEFSPGRLLLLRVIERAIGLGEIDRVSLVTGLDWHEEWEPALEPTLQIHIFRSKWRPVVVRLGRYLLAEYRRRRSRTGSQSTQTVATPGHE; this is encoded by the coding sequence ATGTTGAACGTGGAATGGCACAAAGGGGTTAATGGGCTCAGATTCCTAAAGAAGGATTGGTGTGAATTGGCTGTGGGTGCTCCGCTGTTTGCTCGCTACGAGTGGAATCTGGCTGCGGCGATGCATCTTGCAGGAGACGCGCAAAGCGTTTGGTTCTGCCGGGTGTCGGATGCCAACGGTCGTCCGTTGTCGATCATTCCCGTAATCCCGGCAACCGCAGCGGTTAGACCCTTTGGTGAGGTAAAAGCCCTGACACTTGGCTTTGATCATCAGTTGGCGGCATTCGACTTCCCCCTGGCCCCTGACTCCAATGTTGCTGAGGTTGGCGCCGCCGTCCTTAAAGCATTCAAAGGCCACCCGTATAAGTGGACAGTCATCTCATGGCCGCGAGTGATGGCAGACAGCAACGCTGCCAGACTCGCCCTCGCGCTCAATCCCCAGTGGACAAACATCACCCCATCGCAAGGATGCAGCACCTTCCACACTCGAAGCACACCGGGTCCCGTGGGCGAAGTTGTCTTCTCCTTGAAGTCAGGGCGGCTCCGAAGAAATCTCGCGAACCGTACGAGACGCCTGGAGAAGCATGGCCCGATATCGATGAAGATGGCTCGGGCGGAAGGCAACATAGATTCTTTCTTTGATGAATTCCTACGCTTGGAATCCTCTGGATGGAAGGGAGAAAGCGGAACCAGGACGGCAATAGCGCTGGTTCCCACCGCTAAAGCCTTCTACCGTTCGCTGCTCGCCGAATCCGACCCATCCTTTGAGACAGACATAGCCTTGATGTACTCCGGAGAAAAGGCCGTCGCAGGCCAATTCGTGATTAGGACGGCAGGGTGGGAGCATCTTTACAAAATTGGCCATGACGACGCCTTCAATGAGTTTTCGCCCGGCAGACTTTTACTGCTACGCGTAATTGAACGTGCAATCGGGCTCGGCGAAATCGATCGAGTCAGCCTTGTCACAGGTCTCGACTGGCACGAGGAATGGGAACCGGCTCTGGAACCAACTCTCCAGATCCATATCTTTCGCTCAAAATGGCGTCCGGTGGTGGTTCGTCTTGGAAGGTACCTTCTGGCGGAGTACCGAAGAAGGCGCAGCCGAACAGGATCGCAAAGCACGCAGACGGTTGCTACACCCGGTCATGAATAA
- a CDS encoding M1 family aminopeptidase, with protein MTQFWEFFTFELKFRAKSVSTYVYFLLWFTFEFLCIASESFGPIGNANGKILLNGPYANTYNYIGASFFGVIVIAAIFGTSILRDFQRDTIQILFTKPISKFAYLGGRWAGSFVATVFAFSGMIFGGFIGTFAPWADHSRIGPNHLFWYLQPFFSVAVVQIFFLGSLFFLVAALSRRIFIVYLQGAAIFMIYIIGVNAFSATRSLEHFWSGILDPIGFLYNDAITRYWTVIEKNTLLYSWTGVFLYNRLLWSSIGLLSLLAVWKLFPMSVESLTAKASSKRANLQREQEETAKPRRSLVAIPLPRVTQIFGSGTSFAQFVSLTRIRISNIVHEVPFWGILVLMAALSLNNGHFAGRRDGSVSWPVTYLMLQAVEGGASLFFYIVATLYAAELIWRERDTRFSGIHDALPMRETTDWFSKLAALCFVELVLLTVAGFCGIIMQTVAGYYHFELIQYAQELYLVVFPQVLIFVLIALFVQAVVSNKFIGHGIVIAIFVITPILQSFGWENTLYLLGNTTSVTYSDMNRYGHFVPALIWSTIYWLGFVSVLGVVSIALARRGSEDGWAARLKVALQRAPGLLPAGIFLVLVTLGSGAWFFYNAHVLNPFISAKQGRVIQADYERAYRKYEHQPMPKIIAVDANIDIFPERRSFTGDGHFLLQNKTSGPISQIHLSDAHAAAFGSIDLQPSVSKVQFDRPFHIVSTSPTHVYTIYQFDTPLAPGETVNMTFNVQHISRGFKDGHERPEFAYSGTFFDSGYFPTIGYDSGVELDDPRRRREEKLGELELLPHRGDPLGSVTNLFTTHSDWISFRATVSTSDSDSEGKPQIAVAPGYLQTDWHKDGRHYFTYDMGQVKTLDFFNFISARYDVKRVVYPGTAGPINIEVYHIPAHKFDVDDMIEASKAGFAYYEKNFSPFQFKQYRILEFPRYRTFAQSFPNTVPFSEAIGFIERTEKPEDIDFAYFVTAHELAHQWWAHQLIGGQVEGSNMMSESLAEYSALRVMEKKYGTENMRKFLSHELDGYLRGRSGEIRHENPLVLVQNEQYVWYQKGSVVLYALSDYIGEDKLNAALRSFLMQYRYANATDNQDVPYPDTRHFVDALRAATPAELQYYITDAFENIVLYDNKAVSASYVQTPDKKYKVTLTVQARKVKADGNGNETPMPLADYIDIGVFSGKKAHEKQLYLKKEKIMQAQQTFEIVVDEAPTFAGIDPYNKLIDRVSDDNQMEVSKP; from the coding sequence ATGACCCAATTCTGGGAGTTCTTTACCTTCGAGCTGAAGTTCCGTGCGAAGAGCGTTTCCACCTACGTTTACTTCCTGCTCTGGTTCACCTTTGAGTTCCTTTGCATCGCCAGCGAGAGCTTCGGCCCTATTGGGAATGCGAATGGCAAGATCCTCCTCAATGGGCCATATGCCAACACCTATAACTACATCGGCGCCAGCTTCTTCGGCGTGATCGTGATCGCCGCCATCTTCGGCACATCGATCCTGCGCGACTTTCAGCGCGACACGATCCAGATCCTCTTCACCAAGCCCATCTCCAAGTTTGCTTATCTTGGTGGGCGGTGGGCGGGGTCGTTCGTCGCCACTGTCTTTGCATTCTCGGGGATGATCTTCGGTGGGTTTATCGGGACGTTTGCGCCCTGGGCGGATCACTCCCGCATCGGACCGAACCATCTCTTCTGGTATCTGCAGCCATTCTTCTCGGTGGCGGTCGTTCAGATCTTTTTTCTTGGATCGCTGTTCTTTCTCGTCGCGGCTCTCTCTCGCAGGATCTTCATCGTGTACCTGCAGGGCGCGGCGATCTTTATGATCTACATCATTGGCGTGAATGCCTTCTCCGCCACGCGCTCGCTCGAACACTTCTGGTCCGGCATCCTCGATCCCATCGGCTTCCTCTACAACGACGCCATCACCCGCTATTGGACGGTCATCGAGAAGAACACGCTGCTTTACTCCTGGACGGGCGTCTTCCTCTACAACCGCCTCCTGTGGAGCAGCATTGGGCTGCTGAGCCTGCTCGCCGTCTGGAAGCTCTTTCCCATGTCGGTGGAATCGCTTACCGCAAAGGCAAGCAGCAAGCGCGCCAATCTTCAGCGTGAGCAGGAAGAAACCGCCAAGCCTCGCCGCTCGCTTGTCGCCATCCCTTTACCCCGCGTTACGCAGATCTTCGGCTCCGGCACGTCTTTCGCGCAGTTCGTCTCGCTCACACGCATCCGTATCTCGAACATCGTTCACGAGGTTCCTTTCTGGGGAATCCTCGTGCTGATGGCAGCGCTCAGCCTGAACAACGGCCACTTCGCCGGCCGAAGGGATGGTTCGGTTAGTTGGCCCGTTACTTATTTAATGCTTCAGGCGGTGGAGGGCGGAGCGAGCCTCTTCTTCTACATCGTCGCGACGCTCTATGCGGCCGAACTCATCTGGCGTGAACGCGATACGCGCTTCTCCGGCATCCACGATGCGCTCCCCATGCGCGAGACGACCGACTGGTTCTCGAAGCTGGCGGCCCTCTGCTTCGTTGAGCTCGTCCTGCTCACGGTTGCCGGCTTCTGCGGCATCATTATGCAGACAGTGGCGGGTTACTACCACTTCGAGCTGATCCAATATGCACAGGAACTCTATCTCGTTGTCTTCCCCCAGGTTTTAATCTTCGTTCTCATCGCTCTCTTCGTACAGGCGGTTGTCTCGAACAAGTTCATCGGTCATGGCATCGTCATCGCCATCTTCGTGATTACTCCTATCCTGCAAAGCTTCGGCTGGGAGAACACGCTCTACCTCCTCGGCAACACCACTTCCGTGACTTACTCGGATATGAACCGCTACGGACACTTCGTCCCTGCGCTGATATGGTCGACGATCTACTGGCTTGGCTTCGTCAGCGTCCTTGGCGTCGTCTCCATTGCACTGGCCCGTCGAGGCTCTGAAGACGGGTGGGCCGCGCGTCTGAAGGTCGCTCTCCAGCGCGCGCCGGGGCTATTGCCTGCGGGTATCTTCCTCGTACTCGTGACGCTTGGCAGCGGGGCATGGTTTTTCTATAACGCCCACGTCTTGAACCCGTTTATCAGCGCGAAGCAAGGCCGCGTGATCCAGGCCGACTACGAACGCGCTTATAGGAAATACGAGCATCAGCCGATGCCCAAGATCATCGCCGTCGATGCCAACATCGACATCTTTCCCGAGCGCCGGTCCTTCACAGGCGACGGCCACTTCCTGCTCCAGAACAAGACGTCTGGCCCGATCTCGCAGATACACCTCTCCGACGCCCACGCCGCTGCCTTCGGCTCCATCGATCTTCAGCCATCCGTATCGAAGGTCCAGTTCGATCGCCCATTTCATATCGTGTCGACCAGCCCGACACACGTCTACACCATCTATCAGTTCGATACGCCGCTTGCGCCCGGCGAGACGGTCAACATGACCTTCAACGTGCAGCACATCAGCCGCGGCTTCAAGGATGGACACGAGCGGCCTGAGTTCGCGTACTCCGGCACCTTCTTCGACTCCGGCTACTTTCCCACGATCGGTTACGATTCGGGCGTCGAGTTAGACGATCCGCGCCGCCGCCGTGAAGAGAAGCTCGGAGAGCTCGAACTGTTGCCGCATCGCGGCGATCCTCTCGGTTCTGTTACGAACCTCTTCACGACACATTCTGATTGGATCAGCTTCCGTGCCACCGTCAGCACATCGGATTCTGACTCCGAAGGCAAGCCGCAGATAGCTGTCGCTCCGGGCTATCTGCAGACCGATTGGCACAAGGATGGCCGTCATTATTTCACCTACGATATGGGCCAGGTGAAGACGCTCGACTTCTTCAACTTCATCTCAGCCCGCTACGACGTAAAGCGAGTTGTGTATCCCGGGACGGCCGGTCCGATCAACATCGAGGTCTATCACATCCCGGCCCACAAATTCGACGTGGACGACATGATCGAGGCGTCCAAGGCGGGCTTTGCGTATTACGAGAAGAACTTCAGCCCGTTCCAGTTCAAGCAGTACCGCATTCTGGAGTTCCCGCGGTATCGGACATTCGCGCAGTCGTTCCCAAACACCGTGCCTTTTTCAGAGGCCATCGGCTTCATCGAGCGCACTGAAAAGCCTGAAGATATCGACTTCGCCTACTTCGTTACTGCGCACGAGCTTGCCCACCAGTGGTGGGCCCACCAACTGATCGGTGGCCAGGTAGAAGGTTCGAACATGATGTCCGAATCGCTTGCGGAGTATTCGGCGCTGCGGGTGATGGAGAAGAAGTATGGGACGGAGAACATGCGCAAGTTCCTCTCGCATGAGCTTGATGGCTATCTGCGTGGGCGTTCCGGGGAGATTCGCCACGAGAACCCACTTGTTCTTGTTCAGAATGAGCAATACGTCTGGTATCAGAAGGGTTCCGTCGTTCTCTACGCACTTTCTGATTACATTGGGGAAGACAAGCTGAATGCTGCTCTGCGTAGCTTCCTGATGCAGTATCGCTACGCGAATGCGACTGATAACCAGGATGTTCCTTATCCGGATACGCGGCACTTCGTGGATGCACTGCGGGCGGCTACTCCGGCGGAGTTGCAGTATTACATTACAGATGCGTTTGAGAATATCGTTCTCTACGATAACAAAGCTGTTAGCGCGAGTTATGTGCAGACGCCGGATAAGAAGTACAAGGTGACGCTTACTGTGCAGGCCAGGAAGGTCAAGGCGGACGGCAATGGAAATGAGACTCCCATGCCGCTTGCAGATTACATCGATATTGGGGTGTTTTCGGGCAAGAAGGCCCATGAAAAGCAGCTTTATTTGAAGAAAGAGAAGATCATGCAGGCGCAGCAGACGTTCGAGATCGTTGTGGATGAAGCGCCGACGTTCGCGGGGATCGATCCTTACAACAAGCTCATCGATCGGGTGTCGGACGACAACCAGATGGAGGTGAGCAAGCCCTGA